Genomic segment of Archaeoglobus neptunius:
GAGGGTGTGTGCTACAAGCAGAAGTTTTACGGCATACACAGCCATCGCTGTCTTCAGATGACCCCTTCATTGATGTGCAACCAGTCGTGTGTTTACTGCTGGAGACCTCTCGAACTGCTGAAGGGTTTCAGGGGTTGGGACGATCCTGGATTTATAGTGAGGGAAAGTATAAAAGCCCAGCATCGTCTACTGAGCGGCTTTCACGGCACGCCGGGTGTAAACAGAAAAAAACTGGATGAGGCATACAATCCCAATCAGGTTGCCATAAGCCTCATAGGGGAGCCCACCCTTTATCCGTATCTTCCCGAGATGATTGAGGAGTATAAAAGGAATGGTTTTACGACATTTCTTGTCACAAACGGAACAATGCCGGAAATGTTAGAGAAGGTCAATCCAACTCAGCTATACGTAAGCCTGACAGCATTTGACGAGGAAAGTCATTTGACCCTCAACAGACCGCCAAAAAGCAACTGGACCAGAATTCTGGAGAGTCTTGATGTAATGAGAGAAAAGGAGTGCAGGACTGTTATAAGGCTGACACTCATAAAGGGCATGAACATGGGTGAAAATGCTATAGAGAACTATGCAAGGCTTATCGAGAGAGCAGAACCGGATTACGTGGAGGCAAAAGCCTACATGTTCTTGGGCTATTCCAGATTGAGGCTGAAATATGAGAACATGCCTGAGTTTACCGATATCATTGAATTTTCCAGAAAACTGTCGGAAGTGAGCGGATACGAAATTGTGAAGGAGTCCGAGCCGAGCAGGGTTGTGCTTTTAGAGGGGTAGTATGGAAATTGAGGAATGCAGAAACAAATTGATTTCACTTGAGAGGGCCAGAGAGGAGCTTCTCACACTTGTCAGAGATTTGAGGACGAATTCCACAAAGGCAACTGCCCTACTTCACGCTGGAGACATCGAAGGGGCGGAAGAAAAAATCCAGAGAGCTTTGAAAGTACTTGAAAAGGTCGTGAGGTTCAGAAAATTTCCCGAAATTTACTACTCCCTCACACACGATGCCATGCAGGAGCTTGTAGAAGCATTTGCTTTCCACAAAGCAGTAAAGGGGGAATTCAGCTTTTCAATTGATCTTGATATAGAGCCATCGGCAATGGTTACGGGACTGGCAGATTTGATCGGAGAACTTAGAAGGTACGCATTGAACAGGCTGGTTGAGGGGAATTTCGAAGATGCAGAAAGGATGATGGTGCTGATGGAGAAAATATATGATGAGCTAGTATCTTTCACGTTTCTGCCGGAAAAGCTCGTTCCCGGGTTGAGAAGGAAACTTGATGTTGCAAGAGCAGGTATCGAGAGAACGAAATCTGATTATATCGCAGCAAAGGTAGCGAGATTGAATGAGGGTCTGGGTAGGAATTGATGATACGGACAGCAGCAGGGGGATGTGCACAACGTATCTCGCAACTCTCATCATGGAGAGAGTTGAGAGTGAGCTGGGGAGAGTTGAGGGGTTCCCAAGGCTTATAAGACTTAACCCCACAATTCCGTACAAAACGAGAGGGAATGGTGCGGTAAGCTTTCTTGTGGACGTTGAGGACAGGGAAGATCTTATGGAGGTCGTAAATGAGGTGGTTCTTGAACATGCAATGATTGAGGACGAGAACACAGATCCCGGTGTGGTTTTTGTCGACGATGATCTGGCACTTAAGCTGAAGAGCTTTGCAGACAGGGCCATGAAAGACGTCGTAATGCTTGATGAAGCTCTTTTCCTGATCGGAAAGTATTTCATCCCGCATCTTAAGTACAAAAAAGGAAGGGGATTGATTGGAGCGCTTGCTGCAGTGGGTGCAGAGTTGAATGACCATACGCTTGAGCTAATAGCGTACCGGTATCCAGAAAAGTTCGGAACTGAGAGAGAGTACGATGAAGAAAGTTTCTTCGATATGGATTTTGAGCTGTATCCCCTGACCTTCGACAATGTTGACTGGTGTAATGAAAAGGTTGTCTGCATTCCAAACACACCGTGTCCTGTGCTTTACGGATTGAGAGGGGAGAGCGTAGAGGCTCTCTACGATGCACTCGACATGATCAGAACCGAACCCTATGACAGAAAAATGATCTTTATAACAAATCATGCAACAGACATGCACATTATAGATACGGACAGGATCAGCATAACAGGGCTTGAGAACTATCGCTCATATAAGGTGACGGGTAGAGTTACGGGAGAACCCTATGACATCGAGGGGGGTCATGTATTCTTCGAAATTGACACCAGGTTTGGTGAGATTAAATGTGCAGCCTTTGAGCCAACCAAGCAGTTCAGAAACATAATCAGACAGCTCAGACCCGGAGATGAGGTTGAGGTTTACGGATCGATGAAAAAGGATACCATCAATCTTGAGAAGATCAGGATCGTGAAACTGGCCAAGGTGTATGTTGAGAGAAACCCAATCTGCGCCATCTGCGGAAAAAGGATGGAGTCTGCAGGAAAAGGACAGGGATTCAGATGCAGAAAATGCAAAACAAGGGCGTCGCGAAAGGTTAAGGAGCTACTAAGTAGAGAGATCGAAACAGGATTTTATGAAGTTCCACCTTCTGCAAGAAGACACCTTTCTAGGCCGCTTATCAGGATGGATGGTGATAAAAGACACATTTTCCGATAAGGTTTTAATTCCCCGGATGTAGGAACTTCGATGTCCGATAATATCCTCAAGAGCTGGATAGCCTTCCTTCCTGTAAGTGCCGGACTGTTTATGGTTCTGCTGGATGTGAGCGTTCTGAACGTTGCCCTCCCGAGAATTGCAGAGGACTTCAGGGCTACAATGTCGGATCTCCAATGGATAATGAATGCATACACCCTTACCATGGTTGTTCTTCTGGTCATCACCGGCAGAATAGGAGATATGGTAAGGAGAGATCGGTTTTTCATCTTTGGGATGGCAATATTCACACTGGGCAGTTTTCTGTGCGCACAATCGTGGAATACTCAGTCGATTATCGCCTTCAGAGCCCTGCAGGCTGTTGGCGGAACAATACTCAGCGGAAATACTCTTGCCATCGCAGCAGAGCTGTTTCCTCCCGGTAAAAGGGGAGAAGTCATGGGACTCAATGCCATTTTAATAGCGTCGAGCTTTACACTCGGTCCGATTATTGGTGGATGGCTGACAACGAACTTTAGCTGGCACTGGGTGTTCTACATCAACGTTCCAATTGGGATCATTTCCATAATCGGAGCGTGGTTCCTTCTTCCCCCACTGGGTGGTAAGGAAAAGGTACCTGTGGATCTGCTTGGGGCGGCTCTGCTATCGATCGGATTGGGGGCTCTAACTCTTGGAATTATCAAGGGTCAGGACTGGGGATGGACGAATCAGAAGACCATATCATGCTTTATTGTGGCTATCCCATACCTAATCGCCTTTATTATGAGGGAAATAACCTATGAGTATCCTATGCTGGATTTAAGTCTTTTTAAAATCAGAAATTTCAGCGTATGCATGGCGGCCACACCCATTTTATTTTTTGGCATGTCTGCATCTCTGTTCGTCATCCCCTACTTTTTACAGGGTCTGAAATTTCTCAGTGCTGAGGATTCGGGATACTGGATGGTCGCCATACCTATCATGAATACACTCGTTGCACCGATTTCGGGGAGACTGAGCGATAGGATAAATCCGAAGTATCTAATGACACTCGGTCCAATTCTTTTTGCTGTCGGTCTGTATAATCTGACCCACATCTACCTCGATATTGGCTACTGGGAATTCTTTGCCCTCATAGCGCCAATGGGTCTTGGAATGGGATTGCTCATGTCCCCCTCATTCAACGTGATGATCTCTTCAGTCCCCATTGAGAAGGTGGGTATGGCCAATGGAACTATCAGGTCAATGAACACTCTGGCGCAGGCCATGGGTGTGGCTGTTGGCGGTGTTCTTCTCACTGCCAGAATGAAAGAGTGGATTCCGGGTTATGCAAATCAGGTTCCGGATCCCGGTACCATGAGAATACTGCTGAACTATGCAAGATACGGATATCCGGCACCGCTAATTGCCATGGTCGAGGGCTTCATTGACAGCATGCAGCACGTCTTCACAATCATGGTGCTGTTTCCGCTGATAACTGCAGTCATAATAGCAGTATTCCTGAAGGGTGGTGAACACCTGAGCAGAGTGAGAACCGCAACAGCTTATTAAAAAATTTTTAAAAAAGCATCATTCTGAATAGGCTATGAGGACTGTATCGCCGTCGTCTGCTACCTCCTGCGGTGCAACATTGTATCCGTACTTCCAGCTCCAGCCCGGATTAGCGTCGATGTCCGGTCCACCGGCTGCCAGGTAAGCCGCCCAGGCCAGCTCACTGCAGTAGTAGCTGTCTCCATAGACCTCCTTGCCTCCAACGTAGGTTAGCCATTTGTAATCGTATGGTTTGCCAACCTGTTTTAGGGCAAACTCTATTGCAGCCCGTCTTACGCTGTCTGTTGTTTTAACCCGGTAGA
This window contains:
- a CDS encoding tRNA(Ile)(2)-agmatinylcytidine synthase — translated: MRVWVGIDDTDSSRGMCTTYLATLIMERVESELGRVEGFPRLIRLNPTIPYKTRGNGAVSFLVDVEDREDLMEVVNEVVLEHAMIEDENTDPGVVFVDDDLALKLKSFADRAMKDVVMLDEALFLIGKYFIPHLKYKKGRGLIGALAAVGAELNDHTLELIAYRYPEKFGTEREYDEESFFDMDFELYPLTFDNVDWCNEKVVCIPNTPCPVLYGLRGESVEALYDALDMIRTEPYDRKMIFITNHATDMHIIDTDRISITGLENYRSYKVTGRVTGEPYDIEGGHVFFEIDTRFGEIKCAAFEPTKQFRNIIRQLRPGDEVEVYGSMKKDTINLEKIRIVKLAKVYVERNPICAICGKRMESAGKGQGFRCRKCKTRASRKVKELLSREIETGFYEVPPSARRHLSRPLIRMDGDKRHIFR
- a CDS encoding DHA2 family efflux MFS transporter permease subunit — protein: MSDNILKSWIAFLPVSAGLFMVLLDVSVLNVALPRIAEDFRATMSDLQWIMNAYTLTMVVLLVITGRIGDMVRRDRFFIFGMAIFTLGSFLCAQSWNTQSIIAFRALQAVGGTILSGNTLAIAAELFPPGKRGEVMGLNAILIASSFTLGPIIGGWLTTNFSWHWVFYINVPIGIISIIGAWFLLPPLGGKEKVPVDLLGAALLSIGLGALTLGIIKGQDWGWTNQKTISCFIVAIPYLIAFIMREITYEYPMLDLSLFKIRNFSVCMAATPILFFGMSASLFVIPYFLQGLKFLSAEDSGYWMVAIPIMNTLVAPISGRLSDRINPKYLMTLGPILFAVGLYNLTHIYLDIGYWEFFALIAPMGLGMGLLMSPSFNVMISSVPIEKVGMANGTIRSMNTLAQAMGVAVGGVLLTARMKEWIPGYANQVPDPGTMRILLNYARYGYPAPLIAMVEGFIDSMQHVFTIMVLFPLITAVIIAVFLKGGEHLSRVRTATAY
- a CDS encoding translin is translated as MEIEECRNKLISLERAREELLTLVRDLRTNSTKATALLHAGDIEGAEEKIQRALKVLEKVVRFRKFPEIYYSLTHDAMQELVEAFAFHKAVKGEFSFSIDLDIEPSAMVTGLADLIGELRRYALNRLVEGNFEDAERMMVLMEKIYDELVSFTFLPEKLVPGLRRKLDVARAGIERTKSDYIAAKVARLNEGLGRN
- the twy1 gene encoding 4-demethylwyosine synthase TYW1, which produces MMNDKLLSELKGYQIVGRHSAVKTCLWLKKSLKDEGVCYKQKFYGIHSHRCLQMTPSLMCNQSCVYCWRPLELLKGFRGWDDPGFIVRESIKAQHRLLSGFHGTPGVNRKKLDEAYNPNQVAISLIGEPTLYPYLPEMIEEYKRNGFTTFLVTNGTMPEMLEKVNPTQLYVSLTAFDEESHLTLNRPPKSNWTRILESLDVMREKECRTVIRLTLIKGMNMGENAIENYARLIERAEPDYVEAKAYMFLGYSRLRLKYENMPEFTDIIEFSRKLSEVSGYEIVKESEPSRVVLLEG
- a CDS encoding YiiX/YebB-like N1pC/P60 family cysteine hydrolase; the encoded protein is MEGRKLLLAGVLFVIFLTPVSAFWIGDSGNNLDLSKLQPGDLILEYNPKFALLIPGHWTHVAIYIGDGKIVEATEDGVVVNPVTNVHKAYEAAIYRVKTTDSVRRAAIEFALKQVGKPYDYKWLTYVGGKEVYGDSYYCSELAWAAYLAAGGPDIDANPGWSWKYGYNVAPQEVADDGDTVLIAYSE